The Malus sylvestris chromosome 12, drMalSylv7.2, whole genome shotgun sequence genome contains a region encoding:
- the LOC126592271 gene encoding EPIDERMAL PATTERNING FACTOR-like protein 9, whose translation MAKSTRLRADLNHLSTKSGLKLLLPFFTTLLLFAAYVVQGSRTQVAELPHNQRVNDFSTSQGEKPKQRSKERMNYARRLMIGSTAPTCTYNECRGCKYKCRAEQVPVEGNDPIHSAYHYRCVCHR comes from the exons atggcCAAATCCACAAGACTTAGGGCGgatttg AATCATCTCAGTACCAAATCAGGGCTTAAACTACTCTTACCATTCTTCACAACACTTTTACTCTTTGCAGCTTATGTTGTACAAG GGTCCAGAACTCAAGTAGCAGAACTTCCACACAATCAAAGGGTCAATGATTTCTCTACATCACAAGGAGAAAAACCAAAGCAG AGAAGCAAGGAAAGGATGAACTATGCAAGGAGACTGATGATTGGATCAACAGCACCAACATGCACTTACAATGAATGCAGAGGGTGCAAGTACAAGTGCAGAGCTGAGCAAGTCCCTGTGGAGGGAAATGACCCCATCCATAGTGCATACCACTACAGATGTGTTTGTCATAGGTAA